Proteins encoded within one genomic window of Lysinibacillus louembei:
- a CDS encoding PolC-type DNA polymerase III, which translates to MTNQQEARTRFLMLLQQLELTDDIYMSLFEEGELTRLSVHKKNRVWCFIIKLQNILPYKVYQLLIARLTEKFSHIANVSLTIETTAPIVTEELVLDYWLPMIRQLEDMSPPLKNQLMEQKPQWTGHKLIATTMHEIEQMSLKSKYTDKLSESYQQFGFPHIPLEFQLVEQTDEMKQAHEAFLEQRRQEETMLAQQALEDFAKREKDKADSPQAVVSNRPFQLGAQIKDSETVEIRSVLEEERSIVLEGFVFMTEIKVLKSGRSLLEFKMTDYTDSILVKMFSRDDSDAELMAQLSKGMWVKVRGSVQMDTFVRDLVVMARDIVEIKKETRKDLAEEGHKRVELHMHTPMSQMDAVTPVDRLIGQAAKWGHPAIAVTDHAVVQAFPDAYAAGKKHGIKVIYGLEANLVDSAASIAYEEQHINLEDATFVVFDVETTGLSTVYDTIIELAAVKIQNGQVIGKFERFANPHKPLTANIIDLTHITDDMLRDAPEVEEVVREFHEFIGDSIVVAHNASFDIGFLYVAYQKYGISTDKHPVIDTLELSRMLNPTLKNHRLNTLCKRYGVELTQHHRAIYDTEATGELMLHLLKEAHDKGIKYHDDFNRFVGGDDSYKQARPSHCTILATNEIGLKNLFKLVSIAHTETFYRVPRLKKSDVQKYREGLIIGSGCSNGELFETIMNKTPEEAERVAKFYDYIEVQPKPVYSQLIARGTIHDEWNLEDIIRRLVKLGKKLNIPVAATGNVHYLDETDGKFRQILIGSMGGANPLNRYPLPKVHFRTTDEMLAEFDFLGPDLAEEIVVTNTQLIANMVGDVKPIKDDLYTPKIEGSDDEVTNLTYEMAHSIYGEELPEIVQARIDKELKSILGHGFGVIYLISAKLVKKSLADGYLVGSRGSVGSSLVATFMEITEVNPLPPHYICPSCKHSEFIADGSVASGFDLPNKDCIKCGTPYKKDGQDIPFETFLGFKGDKVPDIDLNFSGEYQPQAHNYTKVLFGEDYVFRAGTIGTVAEKTAYGYVKGYANDHNLTFRGAEVDRLVQGCTGVKRTTGQHPGGIIVVPDYMDIYDFSPVQYPADAQDAEWKTTHFDFHSIHDNILKLDILGHDDPTVIRMLQDLSGIDPKTIPTDDPEVMKIFSTTESLGVTTEQIGTKTGTLGIPEFGTRFVRQMLEETKPSTFSELVQISGLSHGTDVWLGNAQELIKGGTCVLSEVIGCRDDIMVYLIYQGLEPAFAFKIMESVRKGKGLTDEMEEEMRKNKVPEWYIDSCKKIKYMFPKAHAAAYVLMAVRIAWFKVHHPILYYAAYFTVRADDFDLIAMKQGPAVIRTKIDEINMKGLDASPKEKNLMTVLEIALEMCERGMHFKSVDLYRSTASEFIIDGNALIPPFDAIPGLGTNVAKQIVAARADGEFLSKEDLQRRGRVSKTLIEYMDQLGCLEGLPDANQLSLF; encoded by the coding sequence ATGACGAATCAACAAGAGGCAAGAACGAGATTTCTCATGCTCTTGCAGCAATTAGAATTAACAGATGATATTTATATGTCGTTATTTGAAGAAGGTGAGCTGACAAGATTATCTGTGCATAAAAAAAATCGTGTATGGTGCTTTATTATTAAATTGCAAAACATATTGCCTTATAAAGTATATCAGCTACTCATCGCACGTTTAACAGAGAAGTTTTCACATATTGCTAATGTCTCATTAACCATTGAAACGACTGCACCTATTGTGACAGAGGAGCTCGTACTAGATTATTGGCTACCGATGATACGGCAGCTAGAGGATATGTCACCGCCATTAAAAAATCAATTAATGGAGCAAAAGCCTCAATGGACAGGGCATAAATTGATTGCAACAACGATGCATGAAATTGAGCAAATGTCATTAAAATCAAAATATACTGACAAGCTTTCCGAAAGCTATCAGCAATTTGGCTTTCCCCATATCCCGCTTGAATTCCAATTAGTTGAGCAAACAGATGAAATGAAGCAGGCACATGAGGCATTTTTAGAGCAGCGTAGACAGGAAGAGACAATGCTAGCACAGCAAGCACTTGAAGATTTTGCAAAACGTGAAAAAGATAAAGCTGATTCACCGCAAGCTGTTGTAAGCAATCGTCCATTTCAGCTTGGGGCACAAATTAAAGATAGCGAAACAGTTGAAATTCGTTCGGTGCTTGAGGAAGAGCGCTCTATCGTCTTGGAAGGCTTCGTGTTCATGACGGAAATTAAAGTATTAAAAAGCGGTCGTTCTTTATTAGAATTTAAAATGACGGATTACACGGATTCGATTTTAGTAAAAATGTTCTCACGTGATGATAGCGATGCTGAATTAATGGCGCAGTTATCCAAGGGCATGTGGGTAAAAGTGCGCGGCTCTGTGCAAATGGATACATTTGTACGCGATTTAGTCGTGATGGCACGCGATATTGTGGAAATTAAAAAAGAGACGCGAAAAGATTTAGCTGAAGAAGGACACAAGCGTGTTGAGCTGCATATGCATACACCGATGAGCCAAATGGATGCTGTAACACCCGTTGACCGCTTGATTGGACAAGCAGCAAAATGGGGGCATCCAGCAATTGCTGTGACAGACCATGCAGTAGTTCAGGCATTCCCAGATGCTTATGCTGCTGGGAAAAAGCATGGCATTAAAGTAATTTATGGCTTAGAGGCAAATTTAGTTGACTCTGCTGCATCCATTGCCTATGAGGAGCAGCATATTAATTTAGAAGATGCGACATTTGTTGTTTTTGACGTAGAAACAACAGGTTTATCTACGGTTTATGACACAATTATTGAGCTTGCTGCTGTCAAAATTCAAAATGGACAAGTAATTGGTAAATTTGAGCGATTTGCTAATCCACATAAGCCATTAACAGCGAATATTATCGACTTAACACATATTACAGATGATATGTTAAGGGATGCACCAGAAGTGGAAGAAGTTGTGCGGGAGTTTCACGAATTCATTGGCGATAGCATCGTCGTTGCACATAATGCTTCATTCGATATCGGGTTCTTATATGTTGCCTACCAAAAATACGGTATAAGCACTGATAAGCATCCGGTTATCGATACGTTAGAGTTATCGCGTATGCTCAATCCAACATTGAAAAATCACCGTTTGAATACGCTTTGTAAACGCTACGGTGTAGAGCTAACACAACATCACCGAGCGATTTATGATACTGAGGCAACAGGTGAGCTGATGCTTCATTTATTAAAGGAGGCACATGATAAAGGCATCAAATATCATGATGATTTTAATCGCTTCGTTGGTGGAGATGATAGCTATAAGCAAGCAAGACCTTCACATTGTACGATTTTAGCGACAAATGAAATCGGCTTGAAAAATTTATTTAAGCTCGTATCGATTGCGCATACAGAAACGTTTTATCGAGTACCGCGCCTGAAAAAGAGCGATGTGCAAAAATATCGCGAAGGTTTAATTATTGGCTCAGGCTGTTCCAATGGTGAGCTTTTTGAAACGATTATGAATAAAACACCCGAGGAAGCAGAGCGTGTCGCAAAATTTTATGATTATATCGAGGTGCAGCCAAAGCCTGTGTATTCACAATTGATTGCACGAGGAACAATTCATGATGAATGGAACTTAGAGGATATTATTCGCAGGCTTGTGAAGCTTGGGAAAAAACTGAATATTCCAGTCGCTGCAACAGGCAATGTTCATTATTTAGATGAAACTGATGGGAAGTTCCGACAAATTCTTATTGGCTCGATGGGTGGGGCGAATCCTTTAAATCGTTACCCATTGCCAAAGGTTCATTTTAGAACGACAGATGAAATGCTAGCAGAATTCGATTTTTTAGGCCCTGATTTAGCGGAGGAAATTGTTGTTACAAATACACAATTAATCGCTAATATGGTGGGTGATGTAAAACCAATCAAAGATGATTTATACACACCTAAAATTGAAGGTTCAGATGATGAAGTAACGAATTTAACATATGAAATGGCACATAGCATTTATGGTGAAGAGCTGCCTGAAATTGTACAAGCCCGTATTGATAAAGAATTAAAATCGATTTTAGGGCATGGCTTTGGGGTTATTTATTTAATTTCTGCTAAGCTCGTAAAAAAATCGTTAGCAGACGGCTATTTAGTAGGTTCGCGTGGCTCGGTAGGTTCATCGTTAGTTGCCACTTTTATGGAAATTACCGAAGTGAACCCATTACCACCACATTATATTTGCCCAAGCTGTAAGCATTCAGAGTTTATCGCAGACGGCTCCGTTGCATCAGGCTTTGACTTACCGAATAAAGATTGTATAAAATGTGGCACACCATATAAAAAAGATGGGCAAGATATCCCATTCGAAACCTTCCTTGGGTTCAAGGGAGACAAGGTACCTGACATAGACTTAAACTTCTCTGGTGAATACCAACCACAAGCACATAACTATACAAAAGTGCTATTTGGTGAGGATTACGTGTTCCGCGCTGGAACAATTGGTACTGTAGCTGAGAAAACAGCATATGGCTATGTAAAGGGCTATGCGAATGATCATAATTTGACATTCCGAGGCGCCGAAGTTGATCGACTTGTGCAAGGTTGTACAGGAGTTAAACGAACAACAGGACAGCATCCAGGGGGAATTATTGTAGTACCAGATTATATGGATATTTATGATTTCTCACCTGTACAGTATCCAGCAGATGCGCAAGATGCAGAATGGAAAACGACACACTTTGACTTCCATTCGATTCATGACAATATTTTGAAGCTTGATATACTTGGACACGATGATCCAACCGTAATTCGTATGCTGCAAGATTTATCAGGTATTGACCCAAAAACGATTCCGACAGATGATCCAGAAGTAATGAAAATTTTTAGCACAACGGAATCGCTTGGTGTAACGACAGAGCAAATTGGTACAAAAACAGGAACGCTTGGTATTCCTGAGTTTGGTACACGCTTTGTACGTCAAATGTTAGAGGAAACGAAGCCATCAACATTTAGTGAGCTTGTGCAAATCTCAGGTTTATCACATGGAACGGATGTATGGCTAGGTAATGCGCAGGAGCTTATTAAAGGTGGTACATGTGTATTATCAGAAGTAATTGGCTGTCGTGATGATATTATGGTGTATTTAATTTACCAAGGGTTAGAGCCAGCATTCGCCTTTAAAATTATGGAGTCCGTACGTAAAGGGAAAGGTTTAACGGATGAAATGGAAGAGGAAATGCGCAAAAATAAGGTACCAGAATGGTATATTGACTCTTGTAAAAAAATTAAGTACATGTTCCCTAAAGCCCATGCAGCGGCTTATGTATTAATGGCTGTGCGTATCGCGTGGTTTAAAGTACATCATCCCATTTTATATTATGCGGCATACTTTACGGTACGTGCAGATGATTTCGATTTAATTGCGATGAAGCAAGGTCCTGCTGTTATTCGTACAAAAATTGATGAAATTAATATGAAAGGCTTAGATGCCAGCCCGAAAGAAAAGAACTTGATGACAGTGCTAGAAATTGCGCTTGAAATGTGTGAGCGTGGCATGCATTTTAAATCGGTTGACCTTTATCGTTCAACGGCAAGTGAGTTTATCATTGATGGCAATGCATTGATTCCACCATTTGATGCAATTCCAGGTCTAGGAACGAACGTAGCAAAGCAAATCGTTGCAGCGCGTGCAGATGGCGAATTTTTATCGAAGGAGGATTTACAGCGACGTGGTCGGGTTTCTAAAACATTGATTGAATACATGGATCAGCTAGGTTGTTTAGAAGGACTTCCTGATGCTAATCAGCTATCATTGTTTTAA
- a CDS encoding proline--tRNA ligase, with amino-acid sequence MKQSLTFIPTLRETPADADVQSHKALLRAGFIRQNASGVYSYLPLAKRVLTKIEQIIREEMEAINSIELLMPTLQPAELWQESGRWDAYGPELMRLKDRHERDFALGPTHEEVITTLVRDEIKSYKKLPLTLYQIQTKFRDEKRPRFGLLRGREFIMKDAYSFHASRESLDATYEDMYRAYSNIFTRLGLNFRAVIADAGSIGGKGTHEFMVLSKIGEDTIAYSDSSDYAANIEMAEVIVDYQASNAAQKELEKVATPDVKTIDDVSNFLSVDAANCIKSLVFNVDGELVVVLARGDHEINDIKLKNVLGASSVELAEEADIKNLLNCSPGSIGPVKLPVEVKVIADHAIKSIRNGVAGANEDGFHYINVNPERDFAINSYEDIRFIQEGDPSPDGNGTIKFAEGIEVGHIFKLGTTYSAKLNAVFLDEQGKAQPFIMGCYGIGVSRILAAVAEQFQDDNGFVWPKQLAPYDVHLVPVNLKDEAQNQLADELYSVLKSYRYDVLFDDRAERPGVKFADADLMGLPIRITIGKKASEGIVEVKVRETGETFEWAKEEVVDRLSEFFRTNE; translated from the coding sequence ATGAAACAGAGTTTAACATTTATTCCAACTTTGCGAGAAACACCAGCAGATGCGGATGTTCAATCACATAAAGCATTGTTACGTGCAGGCTTTATTCGTCAAAATGCAAGTGGTGTCTATTCCTATTTGCCATTAGCCAAGCGTGTACTAACAAAAATCGAGCAAATTATTCGTGAAGAGATGGAAGCTATTAATTCAATAGAGCTACTAATGCCGACATTGCAGCCAGCAGAGCTTTGGCAAGAGTCTGGTCGCTGGGATGCATATGGTCCAGAATTGATGCGCTTAAAAGACCGTCATGAGCGCGATTTTGCATTAGGTCCAACACATGAGGAAGTTATTACGACATTAGTACGTGATGAAATTAAGTCATATAAAAAGCTACCCTTAACACTTTATCAAATTCAAACAAAGTTCCGTGATGAAAAACGTCCACGCTTTGGTTTATTGCGTGGTCGCGAATTTATTATGAAAGACGCTTACTCATTCCATGCATCAAGAGAGAGCTTAGATGCAACATATGAAGATATGTACCGTGCATATTCTAATATTTTTACGCGCCTTGGCTTGAATTTCCGTGCAGTCATTGCGGATGCAGGTTCAATCGGTGGTAAAGGTACACATGAGTTTATGGTCTTATCAAAAATTGGTGAGGATACCATTGCTTATTCTGATTCCTCTGATTATGCTGCAAACATCGAAATGGCAGAAGTGATTGTTGATTATCAAGCGAGCAATGCTGCACAAAAAGAGCTAGAAAAAGTAGCAACACCTGATGTGAAAACAATTGACGATGTTAGCAATTTCTTATCTGTCGATGCAGCAAACTGTATTAAATCATTAGTGTTTAATGTAGATGGAGAGCTTGTTGTTGTGCTAGCACGTGGCGATCATGAAATCAATGACATTAAATTGAAAAATGTTTTAGGTGCGTCATCTGTGGAGTTAGCAGAAGAAGCAGATATTAAAAATTTATTAAACTGCTCTCCAGGTTCAATTGGGCCAGTGAAGCTTCCTGTGGAAGTGAAGGTTATTGCAGATCATGCAATTAAATCGATTCGCAATGGCGTCGCTGGAGCAAACGAAGATGGCTTCCACTATATCAATGTGAACCCAGAGCGCGATTTTGCCATTAATAGCTATGAAGATATTCGCTTCATTCAAGAAGGTGATCCATCTCCAGATGGTAATGGCACAATCAAATTTGCTGAAGGTATTGAAGTTGGGCATATTTTCAAGCTTGGCACAACATATTCAGCTAAATTGAATGCTGTGTTTTTAGATGAGCAAGGCAAAGCGCAACCATTTATTATGGGCTGCTATGGTATTGGGGTGTCACGTATACTTGCTGCTGTCGCAGAGCAATTCCAAGATGACAACGGCTTTGTATGGCCGAAACAGCTTGCACCATATGATGTGCATTTAGTGCCTGTTAACTTAAAGGATGAGGCACAAAACCAATTAGCGGACGAGCTTTATAGCGTTTTAAAATCATACCGCTATGATGTATTATTTGATGATCGCGCTGAGCGACCAGGCGTAAAATTTGCAGATGCAGATTTAATGGGGTTACCAATTCGAATTACAATTGGTAAAAAAGCTTCAGAAGGTATTGTAGAAGTAAAAGTGCGTGAAACAGGCGAAACATTTGAATGGGCAAAGGAAGAAGTAGTTGACCGTTTAAGCGAATTTTTCCGCACAAACGAATAG
- the rseP gene encoding RIP metalloprotease RseP, whose translation MQTAIAFIVIFGSLVFFHELGHFLFAKRAGIMVREFAIGMGPKIFGMTKGETVYTLRLLPIGGYVRMAGDDMDSVELQPGYRVGLLMNEDNTVEKIILNQNSQHPNILFMEVERADLERELWIEGYDEDENLVRYNISRTASIVENGKETIIAPYDRTFNAKTVGQRSMAIFAGPLFNFILAFVLFLIMGLLQGVPTNESLPKIAQVADDGVASAVGLQRDDVVTAIDGHKISTWEDLSQAIQEKMGQPMVMVVDRKGEQLTFELTPKIVENDKGEKVGQIGIYAARAYEKSPVKAVAYAGELTYETATMIFKAVIKLVTAQLSIDELSGPVGIYKYTEEATSYGIFNLLFWAGALSMNLGIMNLLPLPALDGGRLLFFGFEAVRGKPIDRQKEGLVHFVGIVLLMILMIVVTWNDIQRFFF comes from the coding sequence ATGCAAACAGCTATTGCATTTATCGTAATTTTTGGCTCACTCGTATTTTTCCATGAGCTAGGACACTTCCTATTCGCAAAGCGTGCAGGAATTATGGTACGAGAATTCGCTATTGGTATGGGGCCGAAAATTTTTGGTATGACGAAAGGTGAAACTGTTTATACATTACGCCTTCTTCCTATCGGTGGTTATGTTCGTATGGCTGGCGATGATATGGATTCGGTAGAATTACAGCCAGGCTATCGTGTCGGTCTATTAATGAATGAAGATAACACTGTTGAAAAAATTATTTTAAATCAAAATAGTCAGCATCCAAATATTTTATTTATGGAAGTAGAACGTGCTGATTTAGAGCGTGAGCTTTGGATTGAAGGTTATGATGAAGATGAAAATCTAGTGCGCTATAATATTTCACGCACAGCGTCTATCGTTGAAAATGGCAAGGAAACAATTATTGCCCCATATGATCGTACATTTAATGCGAAAACAGTTGGTCAACGTTCGATGGCGATTTTTGCTGGTCCGTTATTCAACTTTATTTTAGCGTTTGTTCTATTTTTAATAATGGGATTATTACAAGGTGTGCCTACAAATGAGTCACTGCCCAAAATCGCACAAGTTGCAGACGATGGTGTAGCAAGTGCTGTTGGGCTACAGCGAGATGATGTAGTAACGGCGATTGATGGTCATAAAATTTCAACATGGGAAGATTTATCACAGGCCATTCAAGAAAAAATGGGACAACCGATGGTGATGGTAGTAGATCGTAAAGGTGAACAGCTAACATTCGAGCTGACACCGAAAATTGTAGAAAATGATAAAGGTGAAAAGGTTGGACAAATCGGTATTTATGCAGCACGTGCCTATGAGAAATCACCAGTAAAGGCTGTTGCCTACGCTGGAGAGCTAACATATGAAACGGCCACAATGATTTTTAAAGCGGTTATTAAACTTGTGACAGCACAGTTATCCATTGATGAGCTGTCCGGCCCTGTTGGTATATATAAATATACGGAGGAAGCAACATCTTACGGTATATTTAATTTACTGTTCTGGGCTGGGGCGTTAAGTATGAATTTAGGGATTATGAACTTGTTACCACTACCAGCACTTGATGGTGGACGTTTATTATTCTTTGGCTTTGAAGCAGTGCGTGGCAAACCGATAGACCGTCAAAAAGAGGGACTTGTACATTTTGTTGGTATCGTGTTGCTAATGATTTTAATGATTGTTGTCACATGGAACGATATACAAAGATTCTTCTTTTAG
- the dxr gene encoding 1-deoxy-D-xylulose-5-phosphate reductoisomerase, protein MKKISLLGATGSIGLQTIDILKAQKEEFQLVAVSAGRNIEATKQIIQDLQPQLVSVQDAEDASRLQQEYPHIEVTYGAKGLVEVATHPETTVLVNAVLGSVGLESTLAAIRMGKTIAIANKETLVTAGHLVMAEARKYNAPILPVDSEHSALFQSMNGENPKNIERLILTASGGSFRDRSREELQYVTVKDALNHPNWSMGAKITIDSATMMNKGLEVIEAHVLFDMPYDKIDVLLHRESIIHSLVEYHDTSVIAQLGTPDMRVPIQYALSYPERLPLQGGQALNLAEIGQLSFKEVDFERFKALKLAYEAGRAGGTMLTAMNAANEAAVSLFLQEKITFLQIEELIERVMHAHHNILLPDLETILHVDNETRKIVLDMVK, encoded by the coding sequence TTGAAAAAAATTAGTTTATTAGGAGCAACAGGCTCTATTGGCTTACAAACAATTGATATTTTAAAGGCGCAAAAAGAGGAATTCCAGCTTGTTGCTGTATCAGCAGGTCGCAATATTGAGGCAACAAAACAAATTATCCAAGACTTGCAGCCACAGCTTGTATCTGTACAAGACGCAGAGGATGCGAGCCGCCTGCAACAGGAGTACCCGCATATCGAAGTAACATATGGTGCAAAAGGGCTTGTGGAAGTAGCTACACATCCAGAAACGACGGTGCTAGTTAATGCTGTACTAGGAAGCGTTGGCTTAGAGTCGACTTTAGCAGCGATTCGTATGGGTAAAACAATCGCTATTGCCAATAAGGAAACACTCGTTACAGCAGGACATTTAGTAATGGCGGAGGCGCGCAAGTACAACGCCCCTATTTTACCTGTCGATAGTGAGCACTCTGCGTTATTCCAATCAATGAATGGTGAAAACCCGAAAAATATTGAACGTTTAATTTTAACAGCTTCTGGTGGCTCCTTCCGTGACCGTAGCCGCGAAGAATTACAGTATGTAACAGTGAAAGATGCGCTAAACCATCCAAATTGGTCAATGGGAGCAAAAATTACGATTGATTCGGCAACAATGATGAATAAAGGGCTTGAAGTGATTGAAGCACATGTATTGTTCGATATGCCATATGATAAAATTGATGTATTGTTACACCGCGAAAGCATTATTCATTCATTAGTGGAATATCATGATACGAGCGTCATTGCACAGCTTGGTACACCGGACATGCGTGTGCCGATTCAATACGCGCTTAGCTATCCAGAGCGTTTGCCACTGCAAGGTGGACAAGCTTTAAATTTAGCGGAAATTGGACAACTATCATTTAAAGAAGTTGACTTTGAGCGCTTTAAAGCATTAAAGCTTGCTTATGAAGCAGGTCGTGCAGGTGGGACGATGCTAACAGCAATGAATGCGGCAAATGAAGCAGCTGTTTCATTATTCTTACAGGAAAAAATTACGTTTTTACAAATTGAAGAGCTAATTGAACGTGTGATGCATGCACATCATAATATATTGCTCCCTGATTTAGAAACGATTTTACATGTGGACAATGAAACGAGAAAAATTGTATTGGACATGGTAAAATAA
- a CDS encoding phosphatidate cytidylyltransferase: MKQRIITAVIAAALFIPFVVYGQLPFTLLVYAMAAVGLYEILKMKGISIFSAPGILGALTLFTILLPKNYAIKIVEVTSYTKFELLIIGVILLLVYSVIVKNHFTFDDVAFVILSTLYVGIGFYYFIETREAGLVYVIFALLIVWTTDSGAYFIGRRFGKNKLWPEISPNKTVEGFIGGIAVAIIAAVIMQLIVPFTISWPLLIVIVIISSIFGQMGDLVESAIKRHYDVKDSGTILPGHGGILDRFDSLLFVLPLLNLLHFVS; the protein is encoded by the coding sequence GTGAAGCAACGAATTATCACAGCAGTTATTGCAGCGGCGTTATTTATTCCTTTCGTCGTATATGGACAATTACCATTTACCTTACTAGTATATGCAATGGCAGCAGTAGGCTTATATGAAATTTTAAAAATGAAAGGTATTTCAATTTTTTCTGCACCAGGCATACTAGGCGCATTAACATTGTTTACAATTTTACTGCCAAAAAACTATGCTATCAAAATAGTGGAAGTGACAAGCTATACGAAGTTTGAATTACTCATTATCGGTGTTATTTTATTGCTTGTCTATTCCGTTATTGTCAAAAATCATTTTACATTTGATGATGTTGCATTTGTTATTTTAAGCACGCTCTATGTTGGCATCGGCTTTTATTATTTCATTGAAACGCGTGAAGCGGGCTTAGTATACGTTATTTTTGCATTATTAATCGTTTGGACAACAGATTCAGGTGCCTATTTTATCGGTCGTCGCTTTGGCAAAAATAAGCTGTGGCCAGAAATATCGCCGAATAAAACGGTGGAGGGCTTTATAGGAGGAATTGCGGTTGCCATCATTGCAGCAGTGATTATGCAGCTTATTGTGCCGTTTACTATATCGTGGCCATTACTAATTGTCATCGTCATTATTAGCTCGATTTTCGGGCAAATGGGAGATTTAGTGGAATCTGCAATTAAGCGTCACTATGATGTCAAGGATTCAGGTACTATTCTTCCAGGGCATGGCGGTATTTTAGACCGTTTTGATAGCTTATTATTCGTCTTACCATTATTGAATTTGCTGCATTTCGTTAGCTAA
- a CDS encoding isoprenyl transferase, translated as MFKKLLGKKLNKNEIEYNSKSLLDAEVPSHIAIIMDGNGRWAKKRSMPRIAGHHEGMKTVRKITRYACDLGVEILTLYAFSTENWKRPKAEVEFLMGLPEQFLNSFLPELMERNIRVQMIGDFASLPGHTQRALQHAMNTTKHNTGLILNFAMNYGSRAEIVLAMQNIMQEVAAGRLAIEEVSEEHITSHLMTAHLPEPDLLIRTSGEVRLSNFMLWQLAYTEFLFTDTLWPDFDEQCLLEAVQQYQQRNRRYGGLKGEEQK; from the coding sequence ATGTTTAAAAAGCTTTTAGGAAAAAAATTAAATAAAAATGAAATCGAATATAACAGCAAGAGCTTACTTGATGCAGAAGTTCCTTCGCATATTGCAATTATTATGGATGGCAATGGCAGATGGGCAAAGAAGCGGTCAATGCCGAGAATTGCGGGACACCATGAAGGAATGAAGACAGTGCGTAAAATTACGCGCTATGCTTGTGATTTAGGTGTTGAAATTTTGACATTATACGCATTTTCAACGGAAAACTGGAAGCGTCCTAAAGCGGAAGTTGAGTTTTTAATGGGACTTCCTGAGCAATTTTTAAATTCCTTTTTACCAGAGTTGATGGAACGTAATATTCGCGTGCAAATGATTGGTGATTTTGCAAGCTTACCTGGCCACACACAAAGGGCTTTACAGCATGCGATGAATACGACAAAGCATAATACGGGCTTAATTTTAAATTTTGCAATGAATTACGGGAGTCGTGCGGAAATTGTACTTGCGATGCAAAATATTATGCAGGAAGTAGCGGCAGGTAGGTTAGCGATTGAAGAAGTGTCAGAGGAGCATATTACATCACATTTAATGACAGCACATTTACCAGAGCCGGATTTATTAATTCGTACAAGTGGTGAAGTACGTTTAAGTAATTTCATGCTATGGCAATTAGCCTACACGGAATTTTTATTTACGGATACGCTTTGGCCGGATTTCGATGAGCAATGCTTATTAGAGGCAGTTCAGCAATATCAGCAACGAAATAGGCGGTATGGTGGGCTGAAAGGAGAAGAACAGAAGTGA
- the frr gene encoding ribosome recycling factor, whose protein sequence is MAKQVLEQAKEKMTKSLSAFSRELASIRAGRANASLLDRVSVDYYGAPTPINQLAGVSIPEARLLVIAPYDKSILGEIEKAIMKSDIGITPTNDGTVIRLTIPALTEERRKELVKQVKKEAEEAKIAVRNVRRDANDDLKKLEKSGDITEDDLRGYGDDIQKLTDEFIAKIDDVTKEKEQEILSV, encoded by the coding sequence ATGGCAAAGCAAGTTTTAGAACAAGCAAAAGAAAAAATGACAAAATCTTTAAGTGCATTTTCACGTGAACTAGCATCGATTCGTGCTGGCCGTGCGAACGCTTCATTATTAGACCGCGTTTCTGTAGACTATTACGGTGCACCAACACCAATTAATCAATTAGCAGGTGTATCAATTCCAGAAGCTCGTCTTTTAGTAATCGCACCTTACGACAAATCAATTTTAGGTGAAATTGAAAAAGCGATTATGAAATCTGATATTGGTATTACACCAACAAATGATGGAACAGTTATTCGTTTAACGATTCCTGCATTAACAGAAGAGCGTCGTAAAGAGCTTGTAAAGCAAGTGAAAAAAGAGGCAGAAGAAGCAAAAATCGCTGTGCGTAATGTGCGTCGTGATGCAAATGATGATTTGAAAAAGCTTGAAAAAAGCGGCGATATTACAGAGGATGATTTACGTGGCTATGGCGATGACATTCAAAAGCTAACGGACGAGTTTATCGCAAAAATCGACGATGTAACAAAAGAAAAAGAACAAGAAATTTTATCTGTATAA